AGCGTGTTCCCACGGCCGGGATCGGAGCGCTACATGGAACGGATGCGCCGCGCCGCGTCCGACGCCGAGGTGGCCGGCAAGCTGCTGTCCGGCCCGCCCGCGCATCCGCTCGAAGGCGTGTTCATGCCCGGCCATCCCGCCGGCCCGCCACCGGGCATGCGTGGCAACGAACCGTTCGATTTCGATGGCCCGCCGCTGCGGCCGGACGCCTTCATGGAACGCCCCGGCGGCCGCCCCCAGGGCCGGCCCGACGGCTTCCACATCCGCGGCATCTGGCCACCGCACCTGGGGCTGCTGTTCCAGCTCGCCGCCATCCTGATCGCGTCGTGGGTGGGCGCGCGCCTGCTGGCGCGGCCGGTGCAGCAGCTTGCCAGCGGCGCCAACCGGCTGGCGCAGGACGTACACGCGCCGCCGCTGGACGAGGACACCGGCCCGGCCGAGGCCCGCGACGCCACGCACGCGCTGAACCTGATGCAGCAGCGCATCCGCACGCAGCTCGCGCAGCAGTCGCGCTTTCTGGCGGCCGTGTCGCACGACCTGCGCACGCCGCTCACGCGCATGAGCCTGCGCATCGAGCGGATCGAGGACAACGACGTGCGCTACCGGCTGCGCCAGGACCTGGCCGAGATGAACGGGCTGATCGACGCCACGCTGTACTACCTGCGCGAGCGCGACGACGCCACCGGTCCGCGCCAGCGCGTGGACGTGCTGGCGCTGCTGCAGGCCGTCGTCGACGACGCGCAGGAGATCGGCCAGGACGTCCGGCTCTCCGGCGAGGCCGCGCCGCTGCTGGCGTACCCGGCGGAACTGCGCCGCGCCGTGGTCAACCTGGTCGAGAACGCGCACCGCTACGGCGGCGCCGCGCACATCGTGCTGGCCGACAGCCCCGAGCGCGTGACCATCGACGTCTGCGACAACGGCCCGGGCATCCCGCCCGCCGAACTGCAGCGCGTGCTGGAACCGTTCTACCGCGTGGAGTCGTCACGCAGCCGCGCCACGGGCGGCGTCGGCATGGGCCTGGCGATCGCCGCCGACATCGTGGCGCGCCACGGCGGCGAACTGAAACTGTCCAACCGCCCCGAAGGCGGCCTGCGCGTCAGCATCACGCTGCCCAGGGGATAAACCGCGCCGGTTTGCTCCCCGCTCCCGCCCGCGCGAGAAATGTCCAGCACGAGGGTCGGCGTCGGTTTGCTCCCCGCTGCCGCCTGCGGGAGAAATGTCCACACGAGGTCCGGCGCCGTTTTGCTCCCCTCTCCCGCCTGCGGGAGAGGGGCCGGGGGTGAGGGCCGGCGTCTCAAGATGCGCATGTCGCAAATCCAACCACCATGCCTCACCCCAACCCCTATCCCACCGCGTGAGAGAGGGGACCCAACTACCAGCATCCAGCCCCCTCAAGCCCGCTGCGGCAACCCGCTTTTCCCGATGGCCGCAAGCTGCACGTACTGCGACCCGCGCAGCCCGCGCGTGAAATCGAGCGTGAAATCGCCGACGTCGATACGGGCCTGCAGCGCGCGGCGCAACTCGGCGGTGCCGGGCGCCTTCATGCCGGCGGCGGCGCGGACCAGCCACGCCGCGCCGATGTAGCCGGCCAGCGTGGCGGGCGAGGGCGGTTCGTCGAGATACTGCTTCATGCGTGCCACGTGTTCCTTCACCACGCGCAGCGTCGATTCCTGCGGCCCCGGCGCGATCTGCGTCACGACCATGCCGCCGGCGTAGCCGCTGCCCAGGATCTCGCGCGCGGCCGACGGGCTTACCGCCGACAGCCCGACCAGGAAGCCATACCAGTTGCGCGCCGCCAGCGCGCGTCCCAGGCTGCCGTAGGCCAGCGTGTCACCGGCCACGATTACCGCGCCCGGCCGCGCCGCCGCGATGCGGCGCGCGCTGTCGTCGAGGTTGCCGTCCAGCGCGACGGCCCGCGTGCCCATGTCCTTCTCCAGCCGCGCCAGCCACGGCGTGCCGGTGCCGAGCGTGCCGGCCGCGAAGTCGGGCGACACGGCCAGCGCGATGCTGCCGAGCCCGTAGCTGCGCAACTGGCGGACCGCCGCATCGAGTTCGGACTGATAGTCGGCGCGCGTGAACCAGACGTTGTCGGCGGCCAGCGCCAGCCCGGACAGCGGCGCCACGATCTGCACGCCGCGCCGGGTCAGTTCGGATGCGCCCGCCAGCGTCGGCAGCAGGCTGTCGCCGGGTCCGAACAACACTTCGGCGCGCTCGTTGTCAGCCAGCGCCACGGCCTGCGCGGCCGCGCCGCGCGGGTTGGCGGCGTCGGCATCGCGCACCACGTGGACGATGCGCAGGCCACCGCCGGCGCCGGGCGAGGCGTTCCAGGCATCGAACATGACCTTGGCGCCGGCCAGGTAGTCGCGCGCCTGGTCGGCCTGCGGCCCGGCGCGATCGACCAGATGCGCCACCACCAGCTGGCGACGTACCGCCGGGCCCGCCGGCTGCGCGAACGCGGGCACCATCGCGGCGGACGCCAGCGCGCCCAGCGTGCGCAGCGCGGTGCGGCGGCCGGCCTGGGCGGGGGCGCAAGAGGGGATCGACTGCGGCAAGGCTTGGCGCATGGCAGTAGGCAAGTGACGGTGGAGCGGGGGTGCGAAGGCGGTGCAACGGCGGCCGGCGGACATCGCCATAAAGCGAGCCGGCACCGGGCCGGAAGCGAGACTATCGGCCCTTCATGACGCTTCCGTGACTTTTACCCGACTTGGCGCCCCTCGTCGGCGGGGCTGGCAGGCGTACGGTTGCCGTGACCTTGATTGGCATCAAGGTTTGGCGATCGGGCGAGGCATAGGATCGTTTGTCCCCCCACGCGAACCCAGAGTTTTGCCATGTCCGCCCCCAATCCCGACGTCGCCGGCACCGCCTTCGACCGCCGCGCGCTTGCCGATTTCCGCAGCCTGGCCGGCCGCATCGACGGCAACGGCCCCCGCTATACCTCCTACCCCACCGCCGACCGCTTCCACAACGAGATCGGCGACGCCGGCTACCTGCGCGCGCTGCAGGACTGCCGCGCCAACGCGCCGGCCCCGCTCTCGCTCTACCTGCACATCCCGTTCTGCGAAAACATCTGCTACTACTGCGGCTGCAACAAGATCATCACCAAGGATCACAGCCGCAGCGCGCAGTACGTCGACTATCTGGCGCGCGAAATGGCGATGGTGGCCGGCCGGCTCGGCCAGCGCCGCGCGGTGATGCAGTCGCACTGGGGCGGGGGCACGCCGACGTTCCTGGACCCGGACGAGATGCGCCGCGTCATGGCGGCGCTGCGCGAGCACTTCGACCTGCTGCCCGAGGGCGAACACTCGATCGAGATCGATCCGCGCCGCGTGACCGACGCGCGGATGGACCTGCTGGCCGAACTCGGCTTCAACCGGATCAGCCTGGGCGTGCAGGACTTCGACCCCGAGGTGCAGCAGGCCGTCCACCGCGTGCAGTCGTACGAGGAAACGCGCAACATCGTGCTGGCCGCGCGGCGGCTGGGATTCCAGTCGGTCAGCGTGGACCTGATCTACGGCCTGCCGCACCAGACCACGGCACGCTTTGCGGCCACGGTGGATCGCGTGCTCGACCTGCGCCCCGACCGGCTGTCGGTCTACAGCTACGCCCATCTGCCGCACGTGTTCAAGCCGCAGCGCCGCATCGATGCCGCGACGCTGCCGCCGGCCGCCGAGAAGCTCGACATCCTGGTGTCGACCATCGAGCGGCTGACCGCCGCAGGCTACGTCTACATCGGCATGGATCACTTTGCGCTGCCCGACGACGACCTGGCCGTGGCCCAGCGCGAGGGCTGGCTGCAGCGCAACTTCCAGGGCTATGCCACCCATGCCGGCTACGACCAGATCGGGCTCGGCGTGTCGGCCATTGGCGCCGTGGCGGGCCACTATGTCCAGAACGCCCGCACGACCGATGCCTACTACGCCGCGCTCGATGCCGGCCGGCTGCCCATCGTGCGCGGGCTGGAAATGACCGCCGACGACCACCTGCGCAAGGCGATCATCGGCGCGCTGATGTGCAACGGCACGCTGGACATCGCCATGGTGGAGGCCGAGCACGGCATCGACTTCGCATCGACGTTCGCGGCCGAGCTGGCCGACCTGGACACGCTGGCCGCCGACCACCTGGTGCGCCGCACGCCCGAACGGATCGAGATCACGCCGCTGGGCCGCCTGCTGGTGCGCCGCGTGGCAATGGTGTTCGACCGCTACCTGCGCGAGGACGCGGCCCGGCCGCAGCCGGCCCCGGCGGCAAACGATGGCAAGGTGATTCCGCTGGTGCGCTACTCGCGCGTGGTCTGAGCCTCACCGTCAGGCCAGGACTGTCCGGCCCCACAAGCAAAAAGCCCGCGATGAATCGCGGGCTTTTTCGTTCCGGAGCGGCAGGCTTGGCCGCTGAACCGGGGGCTTGGTTCGCAGCTTACTTCGCGGCGTTGGCCATGTAGTCCGACGCGGCGATCACGTCGGCATCGGGGCCGGCGTATCCGCCCTTGGGCGGCATCACGCCCTTGCCCTTGAGCGCGTAGTTGTGGACGACGTCCATGCCTTCCTTGAGGCGCGGCGCCCAGGCGGCCTTGTCGCCAAACTTCGGCGCACCGGCCACGCCAGCCGCGTGGCAGGCGGCGCAGACCTGTTCGTAGACTTTCTTGCCGGTCTCGGCCGATGCCACGGCCGGTGCGGCGGCTGCAGCCGGTGCGGCAGCAGGGGCTGCCGGCGCGGCGGCGGCGGGAGCGGCGGGAGCCGGGGCCGCAGCGGCGGCCGGGGCCGATGCCGCCGGTGCGGAGGCAGCCGCCTGCGCGGTGGCGCCCTGGGCCGGTGCGGCCGGCTCGGGGAACTTGGCACCGCCGGCGTCGGCCATGTAGACCACGGCGCGCGCCAGTTCGTAATCGCTCATGTCGTCGGGCGAGGTGCCGGCGCGGGCGGGCATCGCGCCCTTGCCTTGCAGCACGGCCTTGAGCAGGCCGTCGAAACCCTGGCCGATACGCGCCGTCCAGTCGCCGGCCACGCCGTACTTCGGCGCGCCCGCGGCACCCGTGGCGTGGCAGGCCGCGCACACTTCCTTGTAGACCTGCTCGCCGGTCTTGAACACGCGCGGCGCGTTGGGATCCTTGATTTCCAGCGAGGCCACCGGCGCGATACGCCCGTTCACGGCTTCCGCGCTGAACGCGGTGCCGTCCCCGTCACGGGTGCCGTGGCCGACAAAATTGACAAGCAGGATGATGACGATGATCGGCACCAGAAAGGCGGCGATCACCACGGCAATTAGTTGCTTAGGGGTCTTGATTGGCGACTCGTGGTGGTCGTTTTGATGGACGTCACTCATACAGAACTCTCGATTTTGCGGGAAACCTGGTGCACAGCACGTGGGGGCGGCTTGCTTGTCTGGCCCTGTTTTCGGGGATGAATCTGTCGGTCTTTGCGTCCGGGGCTGTCTCCACCCCGCTCGCGTCTCTGTTACGACGCAAATAGCTGCCGATTATAGACCCAAGACTTCGGCACAGGGGCCAAATGCGACGGCTCAGAGACCTGTGGAAACCCCGACCCCGCCGGCCCCGGCCCATCCCGCATGGACGCCGGCGGACAACTCGGGTATCCTATGCGACTTTCCGACGCCGGCACTCGCCGGAGTCAACGCCGTACACATCGCGCCCGTAGCTCAATGGATAGAGTACTGCCCTCCGAAGGCAGGGGTTGCTGGTTCGATCCCAGCCGGGCGCGCCAAGTCCTTCCTGGTTTTCCTCCTCCGTCGTTTCCCCCTCGATCGTCCCGCCACGCAGGCCGGCCGCCCCATGTCTCGCGTCCGCCGCCTCACGGTTGCAACCTTTCGTGCCGATCCGGGTGACGCGGCCAGCGGCTGCCGCGGGCCAACGTTGATGCGAGGCCGCTTGCCGGCCGCTGGCGCGTGCCTTGCATCGACGCTCCTTCGCCCATCGGATTCCGATGCAGAAGGGGAGGACCTGCCATGCCCACGCTTTCCGCCGATCATCTCGACATGCTGCGCCACGCCGTGCGCGGCAAGGTGCTGCTGCCGCAAGACGCCGGGTACGACGTCGCACGCACCGTCTGGAACGCCACGGTGGACCGACGGCCCGCGGTCATCGTGCAGTGCACCGGCACCGCCGACGTCATCCAGGCCGTCAACTTCGCGCGCGACCATGGCCTGACGCTGGCCGTGCGCGGGGGCGGGCACAACATCGCCGGCAGCGCGATCTGCAACAACGGGCTGGTGGTCGACCTGTCCCAGCTACGCAGCGTCCACGTCGATCCGCAGGACAACGTGGCGTGGGTCAGTCCGGGCGCCACGCTGGGCGATTTCGACCACGAGGCCCAGGCGCTGGGGCTGGCCACGCCGCTCGGCATCAACTCCACCACGGGCGTGGCCGGGCTGACGCTCGGCGGCGGCTTTGGCTGGCTGACGCGCCAGTACGGCATGACGGTGGACAACCTGCTGGGCTGCGAGGTGGTGACGGCCGACGGCCAGCGCCGCTGGGCCGATGCCAACCACGAGCCCGAGCTGTTCTGGGCGCTGCGCGGCGGCGGGGGCAACTTCGGCGTGGTCACGCTGTTCCAGTTCCGGCTGCACCGGGTGGGGCCGATGGTCACGGCCGGGCTGATCGTCTTCCCGGCGGTGGAGGGCAAGTCGGTGCTGCGGCAATATCGCGCGTACACGGAATCGGCGATGCCGGACGACATGAACGTCTGGGTCGTGCTGCGCAAGGCGCCGCCGCTGCCGTTCCTGCCGTCGTCGGCCCACGGCGCCAACGTGGTGGTGCTGGCGGTGTTCCATGCCGGCGATCCGGGCGCGGCCGCGCGGGCCATCGACCCGCTGCGCGGCTTTGGCCAGGCCATCGGCGAGCACGTGGGCCCGATGCCCTACACGGCCTGGCAGCAGGCGTTCGACCCGCTGCTCACGCCGGGCGCCCGCAACTACTGGAAATCGCACAACTTCACGCGGCTGGACGATGCCGCCATCGACCTGATGACCGACTACGCCGCGCGCGGCCCGTCGGCCAATGCGGAGATCTTCATCGGGCAGGTGGGCGGGGTGGCCAACCGCGTGGCGCCGGACGCCACCGCGTACCACCACCGCGACGCGCGCTATGTGATGAACGTGCACTCGCGCTGGGACCGCGCGGACGAGGACGCCACCTGCATCGGCTGGGCGCGCGACTTCTTCAACGCCTCGGCGCCGTACGCCACGGGCGGGGTCTACGTGAACTTCATGACCGAGGATGAGACCGCGCGCGTCAACGCGGCCTACGGCCACAACTTCGACCGACTGGCACGCGCCAAGCGCACCTACGATCCGCAGAACCTGTTCTGCACCAACCAGAACATCCAGCCGGCGCCCTGACGGCCGGCGGGCGGGCGTGCCGGAGACCATCCGGCACACTCGGGGCGGCCATGCGTTGCTATGATGCGGCGCATGGCCGACGACCTGTTCATTCCCCACCACGAGTACGAGATCACCGCCATCCGCGCGCAGGGCGCGGGCGGGCAGAACATCAACAAGGTGTCCAACGCCGTGCACCTGCGGTTCGACGTGCGGATGTCGTCGCTGGCCGCCGACCACAAGGACCGGCTGCTGGCGCTGCATGACCACCGCATCACGCGCGACGGCGTGATCGTCATCAAGGCCCAGCAGCATCGCAGCCTGGAGATGAACCGCGAGGAAGCCGTGCGCCGGCTGCACGACCTGGTGCGCAGCGTGGCCGAGCCGCCGCGCGTGCGGCGCGCCACGCGGCCCACGCGGGCGTCGAAGGTGCGCCGGGTGGACGCCAAGGTCCAGCGCGGCCAGATCAAGGCGCTGCGCGGCCGGGTGACCGACTGAGCGCCCGGCGCAAATCCGAACAAAGATTTCAAACGCCCGGCGCGGGGGCGGGACAATGCGGCGGCGGGCGGGCATGCTGTGGAGCCACGCGCCCGTCCGCCCACGACCAGGAATGCCCCCAGCCATGTCATCCGTCCCCGCCCCCGACGCCCTCGAACCGATTCCGCGCGATCCGGGCTGGCCCATCGTCGGCAACCTGTTCCAGATCACGCCGGGCGAGGTCGGCCAGCACCTGCTGGCGCGCAGCCGGCATCACCAGGGCATCTTCGAACTCGATTTCGCGGGCCGGCGCGTGCCGTTCGTGTCGTCGGTGGCGCTGGCGGCCGAGGTCTGCGACCCGGCCCGCTTTCGCAAGATCATCGGCCCGCCGCTGTCGTACCTGCGCGACATGGCCGGCGACGGCCTGTTCACGGCCCACAGCGACGAGCCCAACTGGGGCTGCGCGCACCGCATCCTGATGCCGGCGTTCAGCCAGCGCGCGATGAAGGGCTATTTCGACGTGATGCTGCGCGTGGCCAACCGGCTCGTCGACAAATGGGACCGCAACGGCCCCGACGCCGACATCGCCGTGGCCGACGACATGACGCGGCTGACGCTCGACACCATCGCGCTGGCCGGCTTCGGCTACGACTTCCGGTCGTTCGCCAGCGACGCGCCGGACCCGTTCATCGTGGCGATGGTCGGCGCGCTCGAAGAGGCCATGCGCAAGCTCACGCGACTGCCGATCCAGGACCGCTTCATGGGCCGCGCGCACCGGCGCTTCGCCGACGACGTGGCGACCATGCGCAACCTCGTGGACGACGTGATCCGCCAGCGGCGCGCCACGCCCCGGCCCGGCATGGACCTGCTGAACCTGATGCTGGAGGCGCGCGACCCCGAGACCGACCGCCAGCTCGACGACGCCAACATCCGCAACCAGGTCATCACGTTCCTGATTGCCGGCCACGAGACCACCAGCGGCCTGCTGACCTTCACGCTGTACGAACTGCTGCGCAACCCGGCCGTGCTGGCCCAGGCCTACGCCGAAGTGGATGCCGTGCTGCCCGGCGATGCGCCGCCCGTCCATGCCGACCTGGCGCGCATGCCGGTGCTGGACCGCGTGCTCAAGGAAACGCTGCGCCTCTGGCCCACCGCGCCAGCCTTTGCGGTGGCGCCGTTCGAGGACGTCGTGCTCGGCGGCCGCTACCGGCTGCGCCAGAACCGGCGG
This sequence is a window from Cupriavidus pauculus. Protein-coding genes within it:
- a CDS encoding ABC transporter substrate-binding protein — translated: MRQALPQSIPSCAPAQAGRRTALRTLGALASAAMVPAFAQPAGPAVRRQLVVAHLVDRAGPQADQARDYLAGAKVMFDAWNASPGAGGGLRIVHVVRDADAANPRGAAAQAVALADNERAEVLFGPGDSLLPTLAGASELTRRGVQIVAPLSGLALAADNVWFTRADYQSELDAAVRQLRSYGLGSIALAVSPDFAAGTLGTGTPWLARLEKDMGTRAVALDGNLDDSARRIAAARPGAVIVAGDTLAYGSLGRALAARNWYGFLVGLSAVSPSAAREILGSGYAGGMVVTQIAPGPQESTLRVVKEHVARMKQYLDEPPSPATLAGYIGAAWLVRAAAGMKAPGTAELRRALQARIDVGDFTLDFTRGLRGSQYVQLAAIGKSGLPQRA
- a CDS encoding ATP-binding protein; this encodes MAATPPPAAGAPAAPPQAVRRRRFNSMFTRLFFVMTAIMLAVHVLGVTVIESVFPRPGSERYMERMRRAASDAEVAGKLLSGPPAHPLEGVFMPGHPAGPPPGMRGNEPFDFDGPPLRPDAFMERPGGRPQGRPDGFHIRGIWPPHLGLLFQLAAILIASWVGARLLARPVQQLASGANRLAQDVHAPPLDEDTGPAEARDATHALNLMQQRIRTQLAQQSRFLAAVSHDLRTPLTRMSLRIERIEDNDVRYRLRQDLAEMNGLIDATLYYLRERDDATGPRQRVDVLALLQAVVDDAQEIGQDVRLSGEAAPLLAYPAELRRAVVNLVENAHRYGGAAHIVLADSPERVTIDVCDNGPGIPPAELQRVLEPFYRVESSRSRATGGVGMGLAIAADIVARHGGELKLSNRPEGGLRVSITLPRG
- the hemN gene encoding oxygen-independent coproporphyrinogen III oxidase, which produces MSAPNPDVAGTAFDRRALADFRSLAGRIDGNGPRYTSYPTADRFHNEIGDAGYLRALQDCRANAPAPLSLYLHIPFCENICYYCGCNKIITKDHSRSAQYVDYLAREMAMVAGRLGQRRAVMQSHWGGGTPTFLDPDEMRRVMAALREHFDLLPEGEHSIEIDPRRVTDARMDLLAELGFNRISLGVQDFDPEVQQAVHRVQSYEETRNIVLAARRLGFQSVSVDLIYGLPHQTTARFAATVDRVLDLRPDRLSVYSYAHLPHVFKPQRRIDAATLPPAAEKLDILVSTIERLTAAGYVYIGMDHFALPDDDLAVAQREGWLQRNFQGYATHAGYDQIGLGVSAIGAVAGHYVQNARTTDAYYAALDAGRLPIVRGLEMTADDHLRKAIIGALMCNGTLDIAMVEAEHGIDFASTFAAELADLDTLAADHLVRRTPERIEITPLGRLLVRRVAMVFDRYLREDAARPQPAPAANDGKVIPLVRYSRVV
- a CDS encoding c-type cytochrome, with amino-acid sequence MSDVHQNDHHESPIKTPKQLIAVVIAAFLVPIIVIILLVNFVGHGTRDGDGTAFSAEAVNGRIAPVASLEIKDPNAPRVFKTGEQVYKEVCAACHATGAAGAPKYGVAGDWTARIGQGFDGLLKAVLQGKGAMPARAGTSPDDMSDYELARAVVYMADAGGAKFPEPAAPAQGATAQAAASAPAASAPAAAAAPAPAAPAAAAPAAPAAAPAAAAAPAVASAETGKKVYEQVCAACHAAGVAGAPKFGDKAAWAPRLKEGMDVVHNYALKGKGVMPPKGGYAGPDADVIAASDYMANAAK
- the arfB gene encoding alternative ribosome rescue aminoacyl-tRNA hydrolase ArfB, with the protein product MADDLFIPHHEYEITAIRAQGAGGQNINKVSNAVHLRFDVRMSSLAADHKDRLLALHDHRITRDGVIVIKAQQHRSLEMNREEAVRRLHDLVRSVAEPPRVRRATRPTRASKVRRVDAKVQRGQIKALRGRVTD
- a CDS encoding FAD-binding oxidoreductase translates to MPTLSADHLDMLRHAVRGKVLLPQDAGYDVARTVWNATVDRRPAVIVQCTGTADVIQAVNFARDHGLTLAVRGGGHNIAGSAICNNGLVVDLSQLRSVHVDPQDNVAWVSPGATLGDFDHEAQALGLATPLGINSTTGVAGLTLGGGFGWLTRQYGMTVDNLLGCEVVTADGQRRWADANHEPELFWALRGGGGNFGVVTLFQFRLHRVGPMVTAGLIVFPAVEGKSVLRQYRAYTESAMPDDMNVWVVLRKAPPLPFLPSSAHGANVVVLAVFHAGDPGAAARAIDPLRGFGQAIGEHVGPMPYTAWQQAFDPLLTPGARNYWKSHNFTRLDDAAIDLMTDYAARGPSANAEIFIGQVGGVANRVAPDATAYHHRDARYVMNVHSRWDRADEDATCIGWARDFFNASAPYATGGVYVNFMTEDETARVNAAYGHNFDRLARAKRTYDPQNLFCTNQNIQPAP